The following nucleotide sequence is from Flavobacteriales bacterium.
TTCTTTTAAAGCCTTGTTGATACAGTAGTCGCTTATTCCTCGTAGTTTTAATTCGCGTTTTATTTTTTCTTTTCCCCAATTCTTTACGCGAAATTTCCCGCCGGCAAAGGCCACGGCAAACCGTTCTTCGTTCAAAAAATTTTGTTCAATTAACCGTGAAATCAACTCATTAACCTCCTCTGTTTTCAAACCAAAATCATACAATTTCGAACGAACCTCCTTATGACATCGCTCCTGATAAACGCAGTATTTTTGAATGGCTGCCCATGCTTCTACGTAGGATTTTGTTGCTTTTTGGGGTATATTTTCTTGGCCAAACATCGCTATTTTTTTTTTGCAAATGTAACAAAGCCACAAATAGCTCTACTTTAACACTTTTACCAAACACTTCTAAAAAGCCTCCACAAAAATCACATCTCCGCTCAAGTCAGTGCCGACGAAAATCTAATTCTCCAAGCATCTAATTATCTAATCAACTAATTTCGCACCATGCAGTATAGTCTCGCCACCATTTCAAAAATTGTCAATGCAAAATTGATTGGAGATGGCAATGTTATTATAGAAAATGTATTGACCGACAGTAGAGCCAAAACCAATCATTTAGCTTGCCTTTTTGCAGCGATAAGAGGAAATCAACACGATGGCCACCACTACATTCAACTTCAACAATCAAAAGGATTTTCCAACTTTTTGGTAGAGGAAATACCATTGGAAATAAACCTTCTAAATTGTAACTTTCTGATAGTAGGAAATGTGTTAAACGCTCTTCAAAAACTTGCACGCCACCACCGTCAAAATTTTACATTTCCTGTAGTGGGCATTGCCGGTAGCAATGGCAAAACAATTGTAAAGGAATGGAGCTATCAGCTACTTTACCCCCAACAAAACATTGTGCGAAGCCCCCGCAGCTACAACAGTCAAATTGGCGTACCACTTTCTGTTTTTCAAATGCAAACCACCAATCAGTTGGGCGTTTTTGAAGCCGGAATTTCTGAACCCGGAGAGATGGCTAAGTTGGAAGAAATTTTGCAACCCACCATTGGCATTTTCACCAATATTGGAGATGCCCATGCCGCTGGATTTATTAATGAAACAGAGAAAATTTACGAAAAGCTCATCCTGTTTAAAAACTGCAAAACCCTCATTTACAGAAGGGAGGAGAATATTTTAACAGAAATTATTGACCGATTTGTAAAAGAAAACAATATTGAATCTATAACGTGGTCAACAAACTCCAAAGCACTCATTTCGGTAAATTATTTTGAGTCGAAAAACAATCAATTGGAAGTTTTTGCAGAAGTAGGAACTCAAAAATACTCGTTCGAACTCCCTTTTTCGGATGAGGCCTCTTTTGAAAACGCCCTTCATGCTTGGGTATTGACATACGCCCTCAAAGCCGACCAAAGGCAAGTTATTCCTCAATTTCAACAATTGCATGCCGTTGAAATGCGGTTGAACCAGAAGGCCGGTAAAAACAATTGTATTTTAATCTCTGATTATTACAACTCCGACATTAAATCAATCGAAATTGTGCTGAATTGGGCTGAAAATAGGCACTCCAACGCCCAAAAAACTGTCATTTTATCTGATGTTGAACAAAGCAGTTTATCGAATCGAGATTTATTTACGGCCATAAATCAACTTTTGAAAAAACACAATTTTAGCAGACTAATAGGTGTAGGCAAAAACATATCAGCGTGTAGTTTTTTATTCGATCTTAAAGAGCAAACTTTTTACGCATCCACAAATGATTTAATGGAAAATTTTTCATCCTTTACATTTGAGAATGAAGCGATTGTGCTCAAAGCTGCACGTTCTTTTAAATTTGAGAAAATTGAAAAATTACTTCAACAAAAAGTACACAACACCGTGCTGGAAGTAAACCTGAATGCACTGCAAAATAATCTGAACTATTTCAAATCCATCATCGATCCCAAAACCAAAATTATGGCTATGGTAAAGGCCTTTTCCTATGGCAGCGGAGGTGATGAAATAGCCCATTTTTTTCAATTCAATCAGGTGGATTATTTGGGTGTGGCCTACGCAGACGAAGGCATTGAGCTGCGTAAAAAAGGCATTCATATACCCATTATGGTTATGAATAGCGATGAAGATTCGTTCGACACCATGCTCGATTATAAATTAGAACCTGAAATATACAGTTTCAGAAGTTTAGATTTGTTTGAGCAAAGCCTTGATAGAAAAGGAATAGAAACGGCCAAAGTGCATATAGAAATAAACAGCGGTATGCATCGGTTGGGTTTTGACGAAAACGAAATAACTCTGCTTTGCAAAAGACTAAAGCAAAATTCAAACATTGAAATTGCCTCAATCTTTAGCCATTTGGCAGCAGCCGAAGACAAAACGATGGATAGCTTTACCAAAAATCAAATAGCCATATTTAATCGATGCTATTATTCACTGGCAGAGGCAATTGGTTATACGCCCGTTAAGCATATCGCCAACTCGGCAGGAGCTATACGTCATAAATACGCACAATTTGATATGATACGGCTGGGAGTTGCATTGTACGGTTTTTCTCCAAGCACGCAGTCAGACAAAAAAATTGAACCCATAAGCACCTTAAAATCATTCATTTCGCAAATAAGAATTATTAAACCGCATGAAGGAATTGGCTATGGAAATTTGCAACCTGCACCCTATCAACGAAAAATTGCCGTTGTGGCCATTGGTTATGCCGACGGACTCAACCGATTGCTCAGCCGGGGAAACGGATATTTTATGATTAATGGCCAAGAAGCCCCCATTGTGGGCAATGTTTGCATGGACATGACCATGTGCGACGTTTCAGAAATAACCTGTGAAGAGGGTGATGAAGTGATTGTTTTTGGAAAAAAACCAACCATTACCGAGCTTGCCAACAAAATTGGCACTATTCCTTATGAGATTTTAACTTCCGTTTCGCAGCGAGTTAAGCGGGTTTATTCGGAGGAGTGAGTCCTATTCCACCACCCGAATATCCTTAACCATCAATTGCAAATTTCGGTTTCCGTTAAAAATATTTTCCTCAATGGTGTATAGCATATCAAACGATTTCCCGTCCTTAATCAGGGGGTAAAGTTGCCCAAAACCAAAAGCAGTAGCACCAATAGCTTGGTTACAATCGGCCGATATCACATTCATTTTTAGGTGATTATGCCCCTCCCCCATTGTTCGGGCGTTGCCGGTATCTTGCACTTTTTTGGTTAAAAAAACAGGTTTCATGTTTTGCGGGCCGAAAGGTGCAAAACGGTTGATATTTTGGAAAAGAGATTCGCCGATGCTCGCTAAACTTATTTCCGATTCGTATAAAATAACCGGAGTTAAATCCTCTTCGGTTAGTGAAGATGCTTGCTTTTCAAAAGCCTCCATAAACTTTTCTAAATGTTCGGGCAATAAAGTTAAACCCGCAGCAAACTTATGTCCGCCAAATTTTTCCAAATATTCCGAGCAATTAATCAAGGCTTCATGTATGTCAAAATCAGCCACAGAGCGGGCTGAGCCAACATATTTCCCACGAGATTTTGTTAGAACAATGGTGGGTTTATAATGGGTTTCAATCAATCGGCTTGCTACAATGCCCACCACGCCTTTGTGCCAATCGTTTCCGGCCACCACTGTAGTTTTTTTGTTTTTGTAATGTTCATCCAGAGCCAAAAAATCGAGTGCCTGATGGGTGGTTTCAGTATCTAATTTTCTGCGAAGCGTGTTATATTCATTCAGATTTTGGGCTAATTCTTCCAAATCGAGAGACATGTCGGCCAACAACAATTGTACGGCCACCGTGCCATTAGCCATTCTTCCGGCGGCATTGATGCGTGGCCCAATCATAAACACCACGTTCGTGATATCAATGCTGCGGTTTTGCATAAATTTTTGCATAATTATTTGCAAACCTCGGCTCGGATTTTCAGATAGTTTTTTTAACCCCACACTGGCTAATATTCTATTTTCGCCTGTTATTGGCACCAAGTCCGATGCAATACTTACAGCTACTAAATCCAAGTAATCATAGGCCATTTCCATGGGGCAATCCCATTTTATGCACAATGCTTGAATTAATTTAAACCCCACACCACAAGCCGACAACTCTTTGTATGGATATCTACAATCGGGCTGTTTAGCATCGAGCACTGCTACCGCCACCGGAGTGTCCTCCCCTGGTTCATGATGGTCGCAAATCACAAAATCTATGGAATTGTCCTTGGCTTTTTTAACCAATTCAACCGAGCGAATACCACAATCGAGTGTTATGATTAGATTTACTTTCTTTTCTATTGCCAAATCAATAGCCAACTCTGAAACGCCATAGCCTTCCGTTTCTCGGTTCGGAATATAGTATTCAATATTTGGAATAAACTGCCGCAAGAAACCAAACATCATTGCAACGCTTGTGGTGCCATCCACATCATAGTCACCATAAACCCATACCTTTTCGTCATTGTTCAAAGCTTGGTCAATCCTTTCTACAGCCTTTTGCATATCCTTCATCAAAAAAGGGTCGTGCAAATGGGCAATATCCGGATTAAAAAACGCTCGAGCATCATCAACCGAAGCGATTCCGCGATTTAAAAGCAGCGTTGCAT
It contains:
- a CDS encoding RecX family transcriptional regulator yields the protein MFGQENIPQKATKSYVEAWAAIQKYCVYQERCHKEVRSKLYDFGLKTEEVNELISRLIEQNFLNEERFAVAFAGGKFRVKNWGKEKIKRELKLRGISDYCINKALKEISDDDNLKTLEKLIAKKSKDYLSKNKFEQNAKVARYCIVKGYEPEMVWQLIKNDR
- a CDS encoding bifunctional UDP-N-acetylmuramoyl-tripeptide:D-alanyl-D-alanine ligase/alanine racemase, with translation MQYSLATISKIVNAKLIGDGNVIIENVLTDSRAKTNHLACLFAAIRGNQHDGHHYIQLQQSKGFSNFLVEEIPLEINLLNCNFLIVGNVLNALQKLARHHRQNFTFPVVGIAGSNGKTIVKEWSYQLLYPQQNIVRSPRSYNSQIGVPLSVFQMQTTNQLGVFEAGISEPGEMAKLEEILQPTIGIFTNIGDAHAAGFINETEKIYEKLILFKNCKTLIYRREENILTEIIDRFVKENNIESITWSTNSKALISVNYFESKNNQLEVFAEVGTQKYSFELPFSDEASFENALHAWVLTYALKADQRQVIPQFQQLHAVEMRLNQKAGKNNCILISDYYNSDIKSIEIVLNWAENRHSNAQKTVILSDVEQSSLSNRDLFTAINQLLKKHNFSRLIGVGKNISACSFLFDLKEQTFYASTNDLMENFSSFTFENEAIVLKAARSFKFEKIEKLLQQKVHNTVLEVNLNALQNNLNYFKSIIDPKTKIMAMVKAFSYGSGGDEIAHFFQFNQVDYLGVAYADEGIELRKKGIHIPIMVMNSDEDSFDTMLDYKLEPEIYSFRSLDLFEQSLDRKGIETAKVHIEINSGMHRLGFDENEITLLCKRLKQNSNIEIASIFSHLAAAEDKTMDSFTKNQIAIFNRCYYSLAEAIGYTPVKHIANSAGAIRHKYAQFDMIRLGVALYGFSPSTQSDKKIEPISTLKSFISQIRIIKPHEGIGYGNLQPAPYQRKIAVVAIGYADGLNRLLSRGNGYFMINGQEAPIVGNVCMDMTMCDVSEITCEEGDEVIVFGKKPTITELANKIGTIPYEILTSVSQRVKRVYSEE
- the recJ gene encoding single-stranded-DNA-specific exonuclease RecJ encodes the protein MPNIWKKSASYSPEYINSISEKLTVNHFYATLLLNRGIASVDDARAFFNPDIAHLHDPFLMKDMQKAVERIDQALNNDEKVWVYGDYDVDGTTSVAMMFGFLRQFIPNIEYYIPNRETEGYGVSELAIDLAIEKKVNLIITLDCGIRSVELVKKAKDNSIDFVICDHHEPGEDTPVAVAVLDAKQPDCRYPYKELSACGVGFKLIQALCIKWDCPMEMAYDYLDLVAVSIASDLVPITGENRILASVGLKKLSENPSRGLQIIMQKFMQNRSIDITNVVFMIGPRINAAGRMANGTVAVQLLLADMSLDLEELAQNLNEYNTLRRKLDTETTHQALDFLALDEHYKNKKTTVVAGNDWHKGVVGIVASRLIETHYKPTIVLTKSRGKYVGSARSVADFDIHEALINCSEYLEKFGGHKFAAGLTLLPEHLEKFMEAFEKQASSLTEEDLTPVILYESEISLASIGESLFQNINRFAPFGPQNMKPVFLTKKVQDTGNARTMGEGHNHLKMNVISADCNQAIGATAFGFGQLYPLIKDGKSFDMLYTIEENIFNGNRNLQLMVKDIRVVE